From one Lysinibacillus sp. G4S2 genomic stretch:
- a CDS encoding response regulator transcription factor, whose protein sequence is MIQVLIVDDHEMVRIGVSAYLSAQPDITVVGEAENGKEAVERALALRPDIILMDNVMPIMTGAEATAEILAAWPEAKIMMVTSFLDDDKVYPALEAGAVSYILKTSNAKQIADAIRKTMGGETVLEPEVTSKMMHRMRHGNSTPLYEQLTDREMEVLLLMAKGKANQEIADDLYIALKTVKTHVSNILAKLDVQDRTQAVVYAFQNGLAK, encoded by the coding sequence ATGATTCAAGTGTTAATAGTGGATGACCACGAAATGGTGCGTATCGGTGTTTCTGCCTATTTATCAGCACAACCAGATATTACTGTCGTGGGTGAAGCTGAAAATGGTAAAGAGGCAGTAGAACGTGCTCTTGCCCTACGTCCAGACATTATTTTAATGGATAATGTCATGCCAATCATGACAGGAGCTGAGGCGACAGCTGAAATTTTAGCTGCCTGGCCAGAGGCAAAAATTATGATGGTTACAAGTTTTCTAGATGACGACAAAGTCTATCCTGCATTAGAGGCTGGTGCTGTCAGCTATATTTTAAAAACGTCAAATGCAAAGCAAATAGCTGATGCCATTCGCAAAACGATGGGTGGCGAAACTGTTTTAGAGCCAGAAGTAACATCAAAAATGATGCATCGCATGCGCCATGGCAATAGCACCCCACTTTACGAGCAGCTTACCGATCGTGAAATGGAAGTATTACTGCTTATGGCTAAGGGCAAAGCGAATCAGGAAATCGCCGATGACCTATACATTGCCTTAAAGACTGTAAAAACACATGTCAGCAATATTTTAGCGAAGCTTGATGTTCAAGATCGCACACAAGCTGTAGTCTATGCTTTTCAAAATGGGCTAGCGAAGTAA
- a CDS encoding sensor histidine kinase: MIAFISRLFTLFFILLSAAFGLLVALWGEPNEKIWGPLWQQNYNNIPLGGYIAICLFAISLLIASWISMTARAREAQATRIVKQLVEPDFVLPKKQPLPKPLKKALVQTSELIDTQRKSLQRLSNERAEANDKIIQERIIAERQRLARELHDSVSQQLFAASMLLSALTETDENATSLKQVEKIVQQAQLEMRALLLHLRPVALHNKTLAQGLEELIIELQQKVFFHIEYELEEMALSKAEEDHLFRIAQEALSNTLRHAKASEVELLLVARDDLAILRIQDNGLGFDVEADKSTSYGLQNIAERAVEIGCTYKIVSVPGEGTIVEVKIPLLKEEEVNDSSVNSG, from the coding sequence ATGATTGCCTTTATCTCAAGATTATTTACGCTATTTTTCATTTTATTGAGTGCTGCATTTGGACTCCTTGTCGCTCTCTGGGGCGAGCCGAATGAAAAAATATGGGGGCCATTATGGCAGCAGAATTATAATAATATACCACTTGGCGGTTATATTGCCATCTGTCTTTTTGCGATTAGTTTACTGATTGCAAGCTGGATTAGTATGACTGCCCGCGCAAGAGAAGCTCAGGCAACCCGCATTGTGAAGCAATTAGTTGAACCTGATTTTGTATTGCCTAAAAAGCAGCCTTTACCAAAACCTTTGAAAAAAGCTTTAGTTCAAACAAGCGAGTTAATCGACACTCAACGAAAAAGCTTACAGCGCTTATCGAATGAACGTGCAGAAGCTAACGATAAAATTATTCAAGAACGAATTATTGCTGAACGACAACGCCTTGCTCGTGAGCTTCATGATTCTGTATCGCAGCAATTATTCGCAGCTTCGATGTTACTTTCCGCTTTAACGGAAACTGATGAAAATGCAACAAGCCTAAAGCAGGTCGAAAAAATTGTGCAACAGGCACAGCTTGAAATGCGCGCATTATTATTACATTTACGACCTGTAGCTTTGCATAATAAAACACTTGCACAAGGTCTTGAGGAGCTAATTATTGAGCTGCAACAAAAAGTATTTTTTCATATTGAATATGAGCTTGAGGAAATGGCGTTATCTAAAGCGGAGGAAGATCATTTATTCCGTATTGCACAGGAAGCGTTATCGAACACACTACGCCATGCCAAAGCGAGCGAAGTTGAATTACTGCTCGTTGCACGCGATGATTTAGCGATTTTACGTATTCAGGACAATGGCCTCGGCTTTGATGTCGAAGCCGATAAATCTACTTCTTATGGACTGCAAAATATCGCTGAACGTGCTGTAGAGATTGGCTGCACATACAAAATTGTATCTGTGCCTGGTGAAGGTACAATTGTAGAGGTAAAAATTCCACTACTTAAGGAGGAAGAAGTGAATGATTCAAGTGTTAATAGTGGATGA
- the liaF gene encoding cell wall-active antibiotics response protein LiaF yields the protein MQNFTTNKLTFWVLCFFLLVFVELTIFNNGGAFCLLIGAGLLYLSFSKKVRFFKWTGIFFISIALFTMWSLRFFIVIILLYMLYQYLQRENEPKVVGLELFEKLPATKNELFGTMPAPVEAYKWQDVQIQRLAGDITIDTTQTILPAGTSLITIRQGIGKVQVYIPYEIPFRLQYTTLFGELQCLHVGPQRILNESVSFSDGNPEDAKRTLVIHVATWLGDLEVLRK from the coding sequence TTGCAAAATTTCACAACTAATAAGCTCACATTTTGGGTACTGTGCTTCTTTTTACTCGTTTTTGTGGAGCTCACAATTTTTAACAACGGTGGTGCCTTTTGTTTATTGATTGGAGCAGGACTGCTTTATTTAAGTTTCTCAAAAAAAGTTCGTTTCTTTAAATGGACGGGGATTTTCTTTATCTCAATCGCACTCTTTACAATGTGGAGTTTACGCTTCTTTATCGTCATTATTCTCTTATATATGCTCTATCAATACTTGCAAAGAGAAAACGAACCAAAAGTTGTTGGTTTGGAGCTTTTCGAAAAGCTTCCCGCTACAAAAAACGAATTATTCGGTACAATGCCTGCACCTGTAGAAGCCTATAAATGGCAAGATGTACAAATCCAGCGACTTGCCGGTGACATTACGATTGATACAACACAAACTATTTTACCAGCTGGCACAAGTCTCATTACGATTCGCCAAGGTATCGGTAAGGTGCAAGTTTATATTCCATACGAAATTCCATTCCGTTTACAATACACAACATTGTTTGGTGAATTGCAATGTCTACATGTTGGACCACAACGCATACTCAATGAAAGTGTAAGTTTCTCAGATGGAAACCCCGAAGATGCGAAGCGTACATTAGTTATACATGTTGCAACATGGCTCGGGGACTTGGAGGTGCTACGTAAATGA
- a CDS encoding PspA/IM30 family protein, which translates to MNLFQRFKYTIEADLHHVFDKKEQKNPIAMLNQYIREAEKQTEQTGKLLERQGQLKEKLEQEFKQNADLLAKRESQLKLATTSGEQDLIDFATDEVAAYTARNNTLQASIEASTREYFELERKFETMKHKIKDMKVRQLQLMGKENVTRAHHQMDGMIAKNNKTNFEDLESYIDKLAYQIDKDHEVTSFETRLAQLEKNAEEESAPLLIENK; encoded by the coding sequence ATGAACTTATTTCAACGTTTTAAATATACAATAGAGGCAGATTTACATCATGTATTTGATAAGAAGGAACAAAAAAATCCAATTGCGATGTTAAACCAATACATTCGTGAGGCAGAAAAACAAACAGAGCAAACAGGAAAATTATTAGAGCGTCAAGGTCAGCTAAAAGAAAAACTAGAGCAGGAGTTTAAGCAAAACGCAGATTTACTTGCAAAACGTGAGTCTCAATTAAAATTAGCGACTACTAGCGGTGAGCAAGATTTAATCGACTTCGCAACTGACGAAGTAGCTGCTTACACAGCACGTAACAACACATTACAAGCTAGTATTGAAGCAAGCACACGCGAATACTTTGAGCTTGAGCGCAAATTCGAAACAATGAAGCACAAAATTAAAGACATGAAAGTGCGTCAATTACAGCTTATGGGCAAAGAAAACGTGACACGTGCGCACCATCAAATGGACGGCATGATTGCTAAAAATAATAAAACGAACTTCGAGGATTTAGAATCTTATATCGATAAGCTTGCTTACCAAATCGACAAAGATCATGAAGTAACATCTTTCGAGACTCGTCTTGCACAGTTAGAAAAAAATGCAGAAGAAGAAAGCGCACCACTGCTAATTGAAAATAAATAA
- a CDS encoding ABC transporter permease: MRKFLLFTGGFIAACVALALVGPLAGLLFSGLFVALGMHFYIASKSTFGKIIWFTVGLMGVLSAISNIPAMVGLAAIAIIYVICKKWNNEDVKIPTIEAKEEDPFTNFEKEWSNLTK, translated from the coding sequence ATGAGAAAATTTCTTTTATTTACAGGAGGCTTTATCGCAGCATGTGTTGCACTTGCTTTAGTTGGACCACTAGCAGGTTTACTATTTTCTGGTTTATTTGTAGCGCTTGGCATGCACTTCTACATTGCAAGCAAGTCAACATTCGGCAAAATCATTTGGTTTACAGTTGGTCTGATGGGTGTTCTATCAGCAATATCTAATATCCCAGCTATGGTTGGTTTAGCGGCAATCGCTATCATCTATGTTATCTGCAAAAAATGGAATAACGAAGATGTAAAAATTCCAACGATTGAAGCTAAAGAAGAAGATCCGTTTACAAACTTTGAAAAAGAATGGTCAAACTTAACAAAATAA
- the sirA gene encoding sporulation inhibitor of replication protein SirA, giving the protein MRTYSIYKIKEEHLTFIFGRERKLLEMMQGCEDANEKSLKELAYICETVRFDEIAAMLEAQLDSKYAHLERARNALFLEHPIKGKMAIYLVERKICVYCEGSRMLDLDLFQMLAKMSERFIAFNKQDNECGWLKPMKYTMH; this is encoded by the coding sequence GTGAGAACCTATTCCATATATAAAATAAAAGAAGAGCATTTAACGTTTATTTTTGGCAGAGAGCGAAAGTTATTAGAAATGATGCAAGGCTGTGAAGATGCTAACGAGAAATCCTTAAAAGAGCTTGCATATATATGTGAAACCGTTCGCTTCGATGAGATTGCTGCTATGCTAGAGGCGCAACTTGATTCCAAGTATGCACATTTAGAGAGGGCTCGTAATGCTTTATTTTTAGAACATCCTATAAAGGGAAAGATGGCTATTTATTTAGTGGAACGCAAAATTTGTGTCTATTGTGAAGGATCACGCATGCTCGATTTAGATCTATTTCAGATGCTTGCGAAAATGAGCGAGCGTTTTATTGCTTTTAATAAACAAGATAATGAGTGTGGGTGGTTAAAGCCGATGAAGTATACAATGCATTAG
- a CDS encoding YneF family protein encodes MPTWGWIIIVIIALAAGAALGFYFARKAMMKYLKENPPINEQMIRMMMAQMGRTPSEKQVRQMMTQMNKFQK; translated from the coding sequence ATGCCTACATGGGGCTGGATTATTATTGTAATTATCGCGTTAGCAGCGGGCGCAGCACTTGGTTTCTATTTCGCACGTAAAGCTATGATGAAATATTTAAAAGAAAACCCACCAATTAACGAACAAATGATTCGTATGATGATGGCGCAAATGGGTCGTACGCCGTCTGAAAAGCAAGTACGTCAAATGATGACACAAATGAATAAATTCCAAAAATAG
- a CDS encoding S-ribosylhomocysteine lyase: MQKEKTNVESFDLDHTKVKAPYVRLAGVKTGKNGDEVYKYDIRFKQPNKEHMEMPALHSLEHLSADIIRNYSDHIVDFSPMGCQTGFYVSLINHDDYEDLLNILEKTFADVTKATAVPACNEVQCGWAASHSLEGAQALAKEFLAKRDEWHIVFAE, from the coding sequence TTGCAGAAAGAAAAAACAAATGTTGAAAGCTTTGATTTAGATCATACGAAAGTAAAAGCACCGTATGTACGATTAGCAGGTGTGAAAACAGGAAAAAATGGCGATGAAGTATACAAATATGATATTCGCTTTAAACAGCCCAATAAAGAGCATATGGAAATGCCTGCATTACATTCCTTAGAGCATTTATCGGCTGATATTATCCGTAATTACTCTGATCATATTGTCGATTTCAGTCCAATGGGTTGCCAAACAGGCTTCTATGTATCGCTTATAAATCACGATGATTATGAAGATCTATTGAATATTTTGGAAAAAACATTTGCGGACGTAACAAAAGCCACTGCAGTACCTGCGTGCAATGAAGTTCAATGCGGGTGGGCGGCGAGCCATAGTCTGGAAGGTGCACAAGCGTTGGCCAAAGAATTTTTAGCGAAACGTGATGAATGGCATATCGTTTTTGCAGAATAA
- a CDS encoding alpha/beta hydrolase, protein MKKKMLLFSGITTTLAAAATGLFGFALSNKLMYIKQKDPEFVRERETTAKRFDEAWYNKNLKCELNIDSPNGYTIRGIMFQPLETNNTIIICHGVTENKINSVKYARLFERLGYNSVIFDHRRHGETGGKTTSYGYYEKNDLDAVVKTVKAMIGENAILGIHGESMGAATMLLYAGTVEDGADFYISDCAFSDFSMLLKQIAKTEFKYGSIIPIRFADFFVRLRDGYSFKSVTPAEAVTNIEKPVLFIHSIPDTFIPASMSLDLYHKKTGPKKLKLFDNGAHAQSFNENMAEYEDLIHDFLENFIYQKISRDSSSSNVIPFHF, encoded by the coding sequence ATGAAAAAGAAAATGCTTTTATTTTCAGGTATAACGACGACGCTTGCCGCAGCAGCAACAGGTCTGTTTGGCTTCGCGCTTTCCAATAAATTAATGTACATTAAGCAAAAGGATCCTGAATTTGTTCGTGAACGCGAAACGACTGCTAAACGTTTTGATGAAGCTTGGTACAATAAAAATTTAAAATGCGAATTAAATATTGACTCTCCTAATGGTTATACGATTCGTGGTATTATGTTTCAACCATTAGAAACAAATAATACAATCATCATTTGCCACGGGGTAACAGAAAATAAAATCAACTCCGTTAAATATGCCCGACTTTTTGAACGACTTGGCTACAATTCCGTTATTTTTGATCATCGTAGACATGGGGAGACAGGTGGGAAAACAACTAGCTACGGCTATTATGAAAAAAATGACCTTGACGCAGTTGTTAAAACTGTAAAAGCTATGATTGGGGAAAACGCCATTCTTGGTATTCATGGTGAATCGATGGGTGCCGCAACAATGCTACTATATGCAGGAACTGTAGAGGACGGTGCGGATTTCTATATTTCTGATTGTGCGTTTTCTGACTTTTCAATGCTGCTTAAACAAATTGCGAAGACAGAATTTAAATATGGCTCGATTATTCCAATTCGATTTGCAGATTTCTTTGTCCGCTTGCGTGACGGCTATTCCTTTAAAAGTGTGACACCTGCTGAGGCTGTGACAAATATTGAAAAACCCGTGCTCTTTATCCATAGTATTCCAGATACATTTATTCCGGCTTCCATGTCACTGGACTTATACCATAAAAAGACTGGACCAAAGAAACTGAAACTATTTGATAACGGTGCCCATGCACAGTCCTTTAATGAAAATATGGCTGAATACGAGGATTTAATTCATGACTTTTTAGAAAATTTTATCTATCAAAAAATCAGTCGTGATTCTTCTTCGTCCAATGTCATTCCATTTCATTTTTAG
- a CDS encoding acetyl-CoA C-acetyltransferase encodes MSKEVVIVSAVRTAIGSFQGTLKDVPATKLGSIVIKEALARAGVAGEQVDEVIMGNVLSAGLGQNPARQAAITAGLPHEVSALTINKVCGSGLKAVHLASQAILAGDADIIVAGGFENMSQAPYVLKNAREGFRMGDQKVVDTMIHDGLWCAFNDYHMGMTAENLCDAYEVSREEQDAFAARSQQRAEAAIAAGKFNDEIVAVEIPQRKGDPIVFEKDEFPRQGVTAESLSKLRPAFKKEGSVTAANASGINDGAAAVVVMSKEKAEELGIQPMALITANASAGVDPAIMGTGPVTAVKKALAKADVTLENIDLIEANEAFAAQSIAVDRELGFNHDKLNVNGGAIALGHPIGASGARILVTLLHEMEKRDAKTGLATLCIGGGQGVATVIKRP; translated from the coding sequence ATGTCAAAAGAGGTTGTAATAGTGAGTGCTGTACGTACAGCTATTGGTTCATTCCAAGGAACATTAAAGGACGTACCAGCGACAAAATTAGGGAGTATTGTTATTAAAGAAGCATTAGCACGTGCTGGCGTAGCAGGTGAACAAGTCGACGAGGTCATTATGGGGAATGTCTTATCGGCTGGACTTGGTCAAAATCCAGCTCGTCAAGCAGCGATTACAGCAGGCTTACCACATGAAGTATCTGCGTTAACGATTAATAAAGTATGTGGCTCAGGACTAAAAGCAGTTCACTTAGCGTCACAGGCTATTTTAGCAGGTGATGCGGATATTATCGTTGCAGGTGGCTTTGAAAATATGAGCCAAGCACCGTATGTATTAAAAAATGCACGAGAAGGCTTCCGCATGGGGGATCAAAAGGTAGTCGATACGATGATTCATGACGGATTGTGGTGTGCATTTAATGATTATCATATGGGTATGACAGCAGAAAATTTATGTGATGCCTATGAGGTTTCTCGAGAAGAACAAGACGCTTTTGCAGCACGTTCACAACAGCGTGCGGAAGCGGCGATTGCAGCAGGGAAGTTTAATGATGAAATCGTAGCAGTTGAAATTCCTCAGCGCAAGGGAGATCCTATTGTTTTCGAAAAAGATGAATTCCCGCGTCAAGGCGTTACAGCTGAGTCTCTATCTAAACTACGTCCTGCCTTTAAAAAGGAAGGCTCTGTGACAGCAGCAAATGCATCTGGCATTAACGATGGTGCAGCAGCTGTTGTTGTGATGTCGAAAGAAAAAGCGGAAGAGCTCGGCATTCAACCAATGGCATTAATTACAGCGAATGCAAGCGCGGGTGTTGACCCAGCTATTATGGGAACTGGTCCTGTAACGGCAGTAAAGAAAGCATTGGCAAAGGCTGATGTGACGTTAGAAAATATAGATTTAATTGAAGCAAATGAAGCATTTGCAGCTCAATCTATTGCTGTAGATCGCGAACTAGGCTTTAATCATGATAAACTAAATGTCAACGGGGGAGCAATCGCTCTTGGTCACCCAATTGGTGCAAGTGGAGCACGTATTTTAGTAACGCTTTTACATGAGATGGAAAAGCGTGATGCAAAAACAGGTCTCGCAACACTATGTATCGGTGGAGGGCAAGGCGTAGCAACAGTTATCAAGCGCCCGTGA
- a CDS encoding YqkE family protein, giving the protein MGKKRKQQQHANDGMTANLPKQDALTLADQLGGDVLAKLKAAKQDLTAKEQAAEEERQAKLAFERKQREKNKSFEELLNEYGDKGSKF; this is encoded by the coding sequence ATGGGAAAGAAACGCAAACAGCAGCAACACGCAAATGATGGCATGACAGCCAACCTACCAAAGCAGGATGCCCTTACATTAGCGGATCAGCTTGGCGGTGACGTACTTGCCAAATTAAAAGCTGCAAAACAAGATTTAACAGCGAAAGAGCAGGCCGCCGAAGAAGAGCGCCAAGCAAAACTAGCTTTTGAACGCAAACAACGCGAAAAAAACAAATCGTTTGAAGAACTTCTAAACGAATACGGCGATAAAGGCTCAAAATTTTAA
- a CDS encoding Fic family protein yields MFYQLNNEPTWTTINQAANRLAYYKSELNMLHPFREGNGRTIRIFVQAYALSKGVNWNFTNMDKETYLNAMIQSVTDTELLERLFFNTLEFI; encoded by the coding sequence TTGTTTTATCAATTAAATAATGAACCTACCTGGACTACCATTAATCAAGCTGCAAATAGATTGGCATATTACAAATCCGAATTGAATATGTTACACCCTTTTAGAGAAGGAAATGGGCGTACTATTCGTATTTTTGTACAAGCTTATGCACTATCTAAAGGTGTTAATTGGAACTTTACAAATATGGATAAAGAAACTTATTTAAACGCAATGATTCAATCTGTTACCGATACAGAACTACTAGAAAGACTATTTTTTAATACTCTAGAATTTATCTAG
- a CDS encoding Zn-dependent hydrolase, whose translation MKQIQLNSPEFNRVLKNLQIENLSLTPTLQKKVLEIVNSGIQISPTIIKEVLNNGKVQ comes from the coding sequence ATGAAACAAATCCAATTAAACTCTCCTGAATTTAATCGTGTACTTAAAAATTTACAAATTGAAAATTTATCACTAACTCCAACACTTCAGAAAAAAGTGCTTGAGATCGTTAATTCCGGTATTCAAATTTCTCCGACCATTATTAAGGAAGTTCTGAATAATGGAAAAGTACAATAA
- a CDS encoding sugar ABC transporter substrate-binding protein, with amino-acid sequence MKRFGISLVVLVLMIVLAACSNDNGNATRSNTNEIIEGVPEGVQNGVKIAVLRNLASDDHTKQFLDGARREGEALGFKVDTHIVENNDAKFQELVSQITQQDYDGIIISHGKEDYSYDMIKPAVDKGIKVTLFDTVAKKNGQSLDGVTATFQDDYELARLSLQEIADLSTEPVKVIKLWFGGLSPLDRRQEIYKEFEEKGEIVTLETIGPTNFQDIQGDIAAKVNAVLAKYPEGTVDAIWGSWDELAKGAYKSLVDNKRSDIKLISIDVSNQDINLMKENNSQWISTAAVDPALIGRMNMRLMAKKLAGEETPEEYDLAAKLIKQSDLKDDTTMLNLNEIIDGWGVSSDFDEGWMKTLREHYSK; translated from the coding sequence TTGAAAAGGTTTGGAATTTCGTTGGTGGTTCTTGTGTTAATGATTGTTTTGGCAGCTTGTAGTAATGATAACGGGAATGCTACTAGAAGTAACACAAATGAAATAATCGAAGGTGTGCCTGAAGGTGTACAAAACGGCGTAAAAATTGCTGTATTACGTAATCTAGCTTCAGATGATCATACGAAGCAATTTTTAGATGGTGCACGTAGGGAAGGAGAAGCTTTGGGGTTCAAGGTGGATACGCATATAGTTGAAAATAATGATGCTAAGTTCCAGGAATTAGTTTCACAAATTACACAGCAAGACTATGACGGCATTATTATTTCACACGGTAAAGAAGACTATTCATATGACATGATAAAGCCTGCAGTTGATAAAGGTATTAAAGTGACATTATTTGATACGGTCGCTAAAAAAAATGGTCAGAGTTTAGATGGTGTTACAGCTACTTTTCAAGATGATTATGAATTAGCTCGATTATCTCTACAAGAAATTGCAGATTTAAGTACAGAGCCTGTAAAGGTTATTAAACTATGGTTTGGAGGACTATCTCCGTTAGATAGACGTCAGGAAATTTATAAAGAATTCGAGGAGAAAGGTGAGATTGTCACTTTGGAAACAATTGGACCGACTAATTTCCAAGATATACAAGGTGACATTGCAGCAAAAGTAAATGCCGTTTTAGCAAAATATCCTGAAGGTACAGTAGATGCTATTTGGGGCTCATGGGATGAGTTAGCAAAAGGAGCTTATAAATCATTAGTAGATAACAAACGTTCTGACATTAAATTAATTTCAATCGATGTATCAAATCAAGATATTAACTTGATGAAAGAAAACAATAGTCAATGGATTTCCACAGCTGCTGTAGACCCAGCGCTAATCGGCCGTATGAATATGCGTTTAATGGCAAAAAAATTAGCGGGTGAAGAAACTCCTGAAGAGTACGATTTAGCTGCAAAGTTAATTAAACAAAGTGATTTAAAAGACGACACGACGATGCTCAATTTAAATGAAATTATTGATGGCTGGGGTGTATCTTCTGATTTTGATGAGGGGTGGATGAAAACTCTACGTGAACACTATTCAAAATAA
- a CDS encoding sugar ABC transporter ATP-binding protein, giving the protein MKAKTVIEMKKISIEFPGVKALSEVDFQLESGTIHAVIGANGAGKSTLMKILSGAYPHYTGDIFINGELVAITDAKKSKELGIDIVYQEVDTALIPYLSVAENIMLDQLIFDKKSIINWRKIRQRAKEVLNRIGIELNTEKKVQDISLADKQMVLIARAIIHERKFLILDEPTAPLSQAETEKLFSIVRDLVKNHHLGIVFISHRLPELFEICEKITIMKDGRIVKESLIEEITQNQVIEQMLGKTFDLVHHKQLKEKGEIALQVNHLVDDSGLVNDVSFYVKKHEIIGLAGLVGAGKTELCKAIFGMSNIKSGAIELYGKTIKNLTPYHAVKNHFGLIPEERRKEGVFVEEPIFKNLSMANLQPFTRLGSFIKQTKEREAARSMIQKIGAKTPNELQKVANLSGGNQQKIAIGKWLMTDAEILLFDEPTKGVDVGAKSDIFNLIDEQAKEGKSVIYATSELSEILLITDRIYVMYDGKIVKELVTSETTEDEVMFYATGGEAYARA; this is encoded by the coding sequence ATGAAAGCCAAGACCGTCATTGAGATGAAAAAAATTTCAATCGAATTTCCTGGTGTGAAAGCTTTAAGTGAAGTCGATTTCCAATTAGAGTCAGGCACGATTCACGCTGTCATTGGTGCTAATGGGGCTGGGAAATCGACTCTTATGAAAATTCTCTCAGGAGCCTATCCACATTATACGGGGGATATTTTTATAAACGGTGAACTAGTTGCTATTACTGATGCGAAAAAATCAAAGGAACTAGGTATAGATATTGTTTATCAAGAAGTTGATACAGCGTTAATACCTTATTTAAGTGTTGCTGAGAATATTATGCTTGATCAACTGATATTCGATAAAAAATCAATTATCAATTGGCGAAAAATCCGTCAACGTGCGAAAGAAGTGCTTAACCGAATTGGTATTGAGTTAAATACTGAAAAAAAGGTCCAAGATATCTCTTTAGCAGATAAACAAATGGTGTTAATAGCGAGAGCCATAATTCATGAGAGAAAATTTCTTATATTAGATGAACCGACTGCCCCTTTAAGCCAGGCAGAAACTGAGAAATTGTTTTCTATAGTCCGAGATTTAGTTAAAAATCATCATCTTGGAATTGTCTTTATCTCTCATCGGCTTCCGGAACTATTTGAAATCTGCGAAAAAATCACCATCATGAAAGACGGAAGAATCGTAAAAGAAAGCTTGATTGAAGAGATTACTCAGAATCAAGTTATTGAACAAATGCTTGGTAAAACTTTCGATTTAGTACATCACAAACAATTAAAAGAAAAAGGAGAAATAGCCTTACAGGTCAACCATCTTGTCGATGATTCAGGCTTGGTCAATGACGTATCTTTTTATGTTAAAAAGCATGAGATTATTGGTTTGGCTGGTTTAGTGGGAGCTGGTAAAACAGAATTATGTAAAGCGATATTTGGTATGTCAAATATTAAATCTGGTGCTATTGAATTGTATGGAAAAACGATTAAAAATCTAACTCCTTACCATGCTGTTAAAAACCATTTCGGATTGATTCCTGAAGAACGTCGTAAAGAAGGAGTATTTGTTGAAGAGCCGATTTTCAAAAATTTATCGATGGCCAATTTACAGCCATTCACACGTTTAGGTAGTTTTATTAAACAAACAAAAGAACGAGAGGCTGCTCGATCGATGATTCAAAAAATAGGCGCTAAAACACCGAACGAACTACAAAAGGTTGCGAATCTTTCTGGTGGTAATCAACAAAAAATCGCAATTGGTAAATGGTTAATGACCGATGCAGAAATCCTTCTGTTTGACGAACCTACAAAAGGCGTCGATGTTGGGGCGAAAAGTGATATTTTTAATCTAATTGATGAACAAGCAAAAGAAGGAAAAAGCGTTATCTATGCAACAAGTGAATTAAGTGAAATTTTGTTAATTACAGATAGAATCTACGTGATGTACGACGGGAAAATTGTGAAAGAATTAGTCACTAGTGAAACGACAGAGGATGAAGTCATGTTCTATGCTACTGGAGGCGAAGCGTATGCAAGAGCGTAA